Proteins encoded in a region of the Pseudomonas viciae genome:
- the tssF gene encoding type VI secretion system baseplate subunit TssF, translating into MNPRLLELYNQELHHVRESAAEFAKEYPKIASRLTLSGMDCADPYVERLLEGFAYLTARVQLKLDAEYPTFTHNLLEIAYPHYLAPTPSMTVVQMQADPDEGSLSSGFPLPRDTVLRAALGRETQTCCEYRTAHAVTLWPLQVSHAEYFGNPSAVLGRLAASEPKAKAGLRITLRTGAELPFNSLTLDNLPLYLSGADEQPFRLYEQLLGNACAVFARKPGGNWVERLPQDALRSRGFDDADAALPVVPRAFQGYRLLQEYFALPHRFLFVDFTQLSRAVKRCDGQELELIVLFDRHDPSLEGSVGASQFLPFCTPAINLFPKRLDRIHLSERVNEHHVIADRTRPMDFEVHSLTGLTGHGTGPEQPFLPFYAVRDPSRYGRDQAYYTVRREPRVLSSDQRRNGPRSTYIGSETFVSLVDSQQAPYRHDLRQLGVTALCTNRDLPLFMSVGSGKTDFTLADSAPVGAVRCVAGPSRPRASHAHDAKAWRLISQLSLNYLSLSEQGQGAAALRELLRLYGDSNDAALQLQIEGLREVSSKACTRRLPMPGPIVFGRGLEITLEFDENAFRGTGVFLLGAVFERFLARYVSINSFTETVIRTTERGEIMRWKAKPGRRPTL; encoded by the coding sequence ATGAACCCGCGCCTGCTGGAGCTGTACAACCAGGAACTGCACCACGTGCGCGAAAGCGCGGCGGAGTTCGCCAAGGAATACCCGAAGATCGCCAGTCGGCTGACGTTGTCCGGGATGGACTGCGCCGACCCATACGTCGAGCGTTTGCTCGAAGGCTTCGCCTACCTGACGGCGCGGGTGCAACTCAAGCTGGATGCCGAATACCCGACCTTCACCCACAACCTGCTGGAAATCGCCTACCCGCATTACCTGGCGCCGACACCGTCGATGACCGTGGTGCAGATGCAGGCCGATCCCGATGAAGGCTCGCTGAGCAGCGGCTTCCCGTTGCCTCGGGACACGGTCCTGCGCGCGGCCCTGGGGCGCGAAACCCAGACCTGCTGCGAGTATCGCACCGCCCACGCGGTGACGTTGTGGCCGCTGCAGGTCAGTCACGCCGAGTACTTCGGCAACCCGTCCGCCGTGCTCGGGCGCCTGGCCGCCAGCGAACCGAAGGCCAAGGCCGGACTGCGCATCACACTGCGTACCGGCGCCGAGCTGCCGTTCAACAGCCTGACCCTGGACAACCTGCCGCTGTACCTCAGCGGCGCCGACGAGCAGCCGTTCCGCCTCTACGAACAACTGCTGGGCAACGCCTGCGCAGTGTTCGCCCGCAAGCCTGGCGGTAATTGGGTGGAACGCCTGCCGCAAGACGCGCTGCGCTCACGTGGCTTCGATGATGCCGACGCCGCGCTGCCTGTAGTGCCGCGGGCCTTCCAGGGCTACCGCCTGTTGCAGGAATACTTCGCCCTGCCCCACCGTTTCCTGTTTGTCGACTTCACTCAACTGAGCCGGGCGGTCAAGCGCTGCGACGGCCAGGAGCTGGAGCTGATCGTGCTGTTCGACCGTCATGACCCAAGCCTGGAAGGCAGCGTCGGTGCTTCGCAGTTCCTGCCGTTCTGCACTCCGGCGATCAACCTGTTCCCCAAGCGCCTGGATCGCATCCACCTGTCGGAGCGGGTCAACGAACACCACGTGATCGCCGACCGCACCCGGCCGATGGACTTCGAAGTGCATTCGCTGACCGGCCTCACCGGCCATGGCACCGGGCCGGAACAGCCGTTCCTGCCGTTCTACGCCGTGCGCGATCCGTCCCGCTACGGGCGCGATCAGGCCTACTACACCGTACGCCGTGAGCCGCGCGTGTTGTCCAGCGACCAGCGTCGCAACGGCCCGCGCTCGACCTACATCGGCAGCGAAACCTTCGTCAGCCTGGTGGACAGCCAGCAAGCACCCTATCGCCACGACTTGCGCCAACTGGGCGTGACGGCGTTGTGCACCAACCGCGACCTGCCGCTGTTCATGAGCGTGGGCAGCGGCAAGACCGACTTCACCCTGGCCGACAGTGCGCCAGTCGGCGCGGTGCGCTGTGTCGCCGGCCCGAGTCGTCCAAGGGCCAGCCATGCCCACGACGCCAAGGCCTGGCGACTGATCAGCCAGCTGTCGCTGAACTATTTGTCCCTCAGCGAGCAAGGCCAGGGCGCCGCTGCCCTGCGGGAACTGCTGCGCCTGTACGGCGACAGCAACGACGCGGCGTTGCAATTGCAAATCGAAGGCCTGCGCGAAGTCAGCAGCAAAGCCTGCACCCGCCGCTTGCCGATGCCCGGCCCGATCGTGTTTGGTCGTGGCCTGGAGATCACCCTGGAATTTGATGAAAACGCGTTTCGCGGCACCGGGGTGTTCCTGCTCGGCGCCGTGTTCGAGCGCTTCCTGGCACGCTACGTGTCGATCAACAGTTTTACCGAGACGGTGATCCGTACCACCGAACGCGGCGAGATCATGCGATGGAAAGCCAAGCCCGGACGTCGTCCGACCCTGTGA
- the tssG gene encoding type VI secretion system baseplate subunit TssG, translated as MESQARTSSDPVSTLEAMHQEPWEYDFFQALRRIECESPELPRLGHSLRLADDPLRLGQQAECTFAPATLASVQPGIDGAPARLEQFFFGLGGPNGPMPLHITEYVRERQRNNADSTSKRFLDVFHHRLLSLFYRAWAEARPTISHDRPDDDYWSARLAALSGRGMPSLLKQGLIPDTAKLHYSGHLAAQTRYPDGLKAILSEYFGLPVEIEEYVGQWLELPERSRVGVNAQLGVDFCLGRYVWDRQHKFRIRLGPLKLVDYMGMLPGSQPFNELVAWVAEYLGHELDWDLNLVLEQPEVPALQLNGRFRLGFNTWLGRPETDANDLILARHYAEQANTSQTSRSHEHG; from the coding sequence ATGGAAAGCCAAGCCCGGACGTCGTCCGACCCTGTGAGTACCCTGGAGGCGATGCACCAGGAACCCTGGGAATACGACTTCTTCCAGGCGTTGCGGCGCATCGAGTGCGAATCCCCCGAGCTGCCGCGCCTGGGCCATTCCTTGCGCCTGGCCGATGACCCGCTGCGCCTAGGACAACAGGCCGAATGCACCTTTGCCCCGGCGACCCTGGCTTCGGTGCAACCGGGCATCGACGGCGCGCCGGCACGCCTGGAGCAGTTCTTCTTCGGCCTCGGTGGCCCCAACGGCCCGATGCCGCTGCACATCACCGAATACGTACGCGAACGCCAGCGCAACAACGCCGACAGCACCAGCAAGCGCTTCCTCGATGTGTTCCATCATCGCCTGCTCAGCCTGTTTTACCGGGCCTGGGCCGAAGCGCGGCCAACGATCAGCCATGACCGTCCGGACGATGACTACTGGTCCGCGCGCCTGGCCGCCCTCAGCGGCCGGGGCATGCCGAGCCTGCTCAAGCAAGGGCTGATCCCCGACACGGCGAAGCTGCACTACAGCGGCCACTTGGCGGCACAAACCCGCTACCCGGACGGCTTGAAGGCCATTCTCAGCGAGTACTTCGGCCTGCCGGTGGAGATCGAAGAATACGTCGGTCAATGGCTGGAGCTGCCGGAACGCAGCCGCGTCGGTGTCAACGCCCAACTGGGTGTGGACTTCTGCCTGGGCCGCTACGTGTGGGATCGCCAGCACAAATTCCGCATTCGCCTGGGGCCGCTCAAGCTCGTTGACTACATGGGCATGCTGCCCGGCAGCCAACCGTTCAACGAGCTGGTGGCCTGGGTCGCCGAATACCTGGGCCATGAACTGGACTGGGACCTGAACCTGGTTCTGGAGCAGCCCGAAGTCCCGGCGCTACAACTCAACGGTCGTTTCCGCCTGGGGTTCAACACCTGGCTGGGACGTCCCGAAACAGATGCCAACGATTTAATACTGGCCCGGCATTACGCCGAACAGGCCAACACCTCACAGACCTCAAGGAGCCATGAGCATGGGTGA
- the tssH gene encoding type VI secretion system ATPase TssH — protein sequence MGEISRAALFGKLNSVAYKAIEAATVFCKLRGNPYVELAHWFHQLLQLQDSDLHRIIRQFNIEPARLARDLTEALDRLPRGSTSITDLSSHVEEAVERGWVYGSLMFGESQVRTGYLVLGILKTPSLRHALLGLSSEFDKVKVEALSERFDEYVGDSPENALTASDGFNAGAVPGEASGAMAPSAMGKQEALKRFTVDLTEQARSGKLDPIVGRDEEIRQLVDILMRRRQNNPILTGEAGVGKTAVVEGFALRIVAGDVPPALKDVELRSLDVGLLQAGASMKGEFEQRLRQVIEDVQASPKPIILFIDEAHTLVGAGGAAGTGDAANLLKPALARGTLRTVAATTWAEYKKHIEKDPALTRRFQVVQVAEPSEDKALLMMRGVASTMEKHHQVQILDEALEASVKLSHRYIPARQLPDKSVSLLDTACARVAISLHAVPAEVDDSRRRIEALETELQIIAREHAIGIAIGSRQTQSENLLSAERERLAELEGRWAEEKTLVDELLATRATLRERVGVVDSEDGSETSHELREKLVDLQQRLTALQGETPLILPTVDYQAVASVVADWTGIPVGRMARNELETVLNLDQHLKKRIIGQDHALQMIAKRIQTSRAGLDNPSKPIGVFMLAGTSGVGKTETALALAEAMYGGEQNVITINMSEFQEAHTVSTLKGAPPGYIGYGEGGVLTEAVRRKPYSVVLLDEVEKAHPDVHEIFFQVFDKGVMEDGEGRVIDFKNTLILLTTNAGTELIAQVCKDPQNVPEPEEIAKALRQPLLEIFPPALLGRLVTIPYYPLSDEMLKAITRLQLNRIKKRVESTHKVAFDYDDAVIDLIVSRCTETESGGRMIDTILTNSLLPDMSREFLTRMLEGKALAGVRISAVDNELQYDFSDAA from the coding sequence ATGGGTGAAATCAGTCGCGCCGCGTTGTTCGGCAAACTCAACAGCGTGGCCTACAAAGCCATCGAAGCCGCCACCGTATTCTGCAAGTTGCGCGGTAACCCTTACGTGGAACTGGCCCACTGGTTTCACCAGTTGCTGCAACTGCAGGACTCGGACCTGCACCGCATCATCCGCCAGTTCAATATCGAGCCGGCGCGCCTGGCGCGCGATCTGACCGAAGCGCTGGACCGTTTGCCACGGGGTTCGACGTCCATCACCGATTTGTCGTCCCACGTGGAAGAAGCCGTGGAACGCGGCTGGGTCTACGGCAGCCTGATGTTCGGCGAAAGCCAGGTGCGCACCGGTTACCTGGTGCTGGGCATTCTCAAGACCCCAAGCCTGCGCCATGCGTTGCTGGGCCTGTCGTCGGAGTTCGACAAGGTCAAGGTCGAAGCCCTGAGCGAGCGCTTTGACGAATACGTCGGCGACTCGCCGGAAAACGCCCTGACCGCCAGCGACGGTTTCAACGCCGGTGCCGTGCCCGGCGAAGCCAGCGGCGCCATGGCCCCCAGCGCCATGGGCAAGCAGGAAGCCCTCAAGCGCTTCACCGTCGACCTCACCGAACAAGCCCGCAGCGGCAAGCTCGACCCGATCGTCGGCCGTGATGAGGAGATCCGCCAACTGGTGGACATCCTCATGCGCCGTCGGCAGAACAACCCGATCCTCACCGGTGAAGCCGGGGTGGGTAAAACCGCCGTGGTCGAAGGCTTTGCCCTGCGCATCGTCGCCGGTGACGTACCGCCGGCCCTCAAGGATGTGGAACTGCGCAGCCTCGACGTTGGCCTGTTGCAGGCCGGCGCGAGCATGAAAGGCGAGTTCGAACAGCGCCTGCGCCAGGTCATCGAAGACGTCCAGGCCTCGCCCAAACCGATCATCCTGTTCATCGACGAAGCCCACACCCTGGTGGGTGCCGGTGGCGCCGCCGGCACCGGTGACGCGGCCAACCTGCTCAAACCAGCCCTGGCCCGCGGCACCTTGCGCACCGTGGCTGCTACCACCTGGGCCGAGTACAAGAAGCACATCGAAAAAGACCCGGCCCTGACCCGTCGTTTCCAAGTGGTGCAAGTGGCCGAACCGTCAGAAGACAAGGCGCTGCTGATGATGCGCGGCGTGGCCTCGACTATGGAAAAACACCACCAGGTGCAGATCCTCGACGAAGCCCTGGAAGCCTCGGTCAAGTTGTCCCATCGCTACATCCCCGCGCGCCAGTTGCCGGACAAATCCGTCAGCCTGCTGGACACCGCCTGCGCCCGTGTCGCCATCAGCCTGCACGCCGTGCCGGCCGAAGTGGACGACAGCCGTCGGCGCATCGAAGCGCTGGAAACCGAGCTGCAAATCATCGCCCGCGAGCACGCCATCGGCATCGCCATCGGCAGCCGCCAGACCCAGAGCGAGAACCTGCTGAGCGCCGAGCGCGAACGCCTGGCCGAGCTGGAAGGCCGCTGGGCCGAAGAGAAAACCCTGGTGGACGAACTGCTCGCCACCCGCGCCACCCTGCGCGAGCGCGTCGGCGTGGTGGACAGCGAGGATGGCAGCGAGACCAGCCACGAACTGCGCGAGAAGCTGGTGGACCTGCAACAGCGCCTGACCGCCCTGCAAGGCGAAACCCCGCTGATCCTGCCGACCGTGGACTACCAGGCCGTGGCCTCGGTGGTCGCCGACTGGACCGGCATCCCGGTGGGCCGCATGGCTCGCAACGAACTGGAAACCGTGCTCAACCTCGACCAGCACCTGAAAAAACGCATCATCGGCCAGGACCACGCCCTGCAGATGATCGCCAAGCGCATCCAGACCTCCCGCGCCGGCCTCGACAACCCAAGCAAGCCGATTGGCGTGTTCATGCTCGCCGGCACCTCCGGCGTGGGCAAGACCGAAACCGCCCTGGCCCTGGCCGAAGCCATGTACGGCGGCGAGCAGAACGTCATCACCATCAACATGAGCGAGTTCCAGGAAGCCCACACAGTGTCCACCCTCAAGGGCGCGCCACCGGGCTACATTGGCTATGGCGAAGGCGGCGTGTTGACCGAGGCCGTGCGGCGCAAACCGTACAGCGTGGTGCTGCTGGACGAGGTGGAAAAAGCCCACCCGGACGTGCATGAAATCTTCTTCCAGGTGTTCGACAAAGGCGTGATGGAGGACGGCGAAGGTCGGGTGATCGACTTCAAGAACACCTTGATCCTGCTGACCACCAACGCCGGCACCGAGCTGATTGCCCAGGTCTGCAAAGACCCGCAGAACGTGCCCGAGCCAGAAGAAATCGCCAAGGCCCTGCGCCAGCCGCTGCTGGAAATTTTCCCGCCGGCCCTGCTCGGCCGTCTGGTGACGATCCCGTACTATCCGCTCAGCGACGAGATGCTCAAGGCCATCACCCGCCTGCAACTCAACCGCATCAAGAAGCGCGTGGAGAGCACCCACAAAGTGGCGTTCGACTACGACGACG